The proteins below come from a single Methanospirillum lacunae genomic window:
- a CDS encoding C1 family peptidase: MLEIHIQSIPTKEQIKFAIYINGPIFVGLGVWSSFDVYIGGIYSSSYTGNVNHAVELVGVGQIMGIHPGYVKTHEEPAEVKKGSLEYTRNLIISDMGLHK; the protein is encoded by the coding sequence ATGTTGGAAATTCATATTCAATCAATTCCAACCAAAGAACAGATTAAATTTGCCATATATATCAATGGACCCATCTTTGTTGGGCTGGGAGTTTGGAGTTCATTTGATGTGTACATAGGTGGGATTTATTCAAGTTCATACACCGGAAACGTTAATCACGCGGTTGAACTCGTGGGCGTGGGGCAAATAATGGGAATACATCCCGGATATGTAAAAACTCATGAGGAACCAGCTGAGGTGAAAAAGGGTAGTTTAGAATATACGCGGAATCTAATCATATCGGATATGGGGCTGCATAAATGA
- a CDS encoding S8 family serine peptidase, producing the protein MKQILKKISLLFFITMILGCFADPVPSPQYITNNSSSVSTAEISSHNEQVIIQSNYRQNDQLSTNNQTQLVYSLTYNRTYAPDHVLVQYKKDSISSMGREPQVAATLNTNIQATVLADESTLGLSGIQLVKIPNDTTVDTAIQYYSNNSNVEYAQPDYIYQAFDASEAMPVTLVTDNFSNYRSQRRDSGFMSSNNSPPPLSSQMMIVVLGNNSTSSASWPNDPYYSYQWDMPKMAAPDAWAVSTGSSSVTVAVVDTGVDYTHPDLAANCVSGYDFVNNDANPMDDNGHGTHCAGTIAAIGNNGVGIAGVTWNSKIMPLKFLNSGGSGYTSDALSAFAWGYSRGVRIFSNSWGGYGTDTALQSAINTYSDAIFLCAAGNDGVNIDSYTFSPAGLSCANIISVAMTDSSDNLVSWSNYGPTTVDVAAPGLSIYSTIPGSYGYKSGTSMATPHVAGLAALVKAVNSGYTVAQTKLAIMNGVDTKSGLSGKCVTGGRVNANQTVRMAIALQARFYGVPETQIFPLIVHFYDASLGNPTSWLWNFGDGNTSGQQNPVHTFSNVGTYPVTLTVQR; encoded by the coding sequence GAGATCTCTTCACATAATGAACAGGTAATAATTCAATCAAATTATCGTCAAAATGATCAACTATCAACAAATAATCAGACACAACTAGTATATTCTCTAACCTATAATAGAACGTACGCTCCTGATCATGTACTTGTGCAGTATAAAAAAGATAGCATTTCTTCAATGGGGAGAGAACCACAGGTTGCTGCGACTCTTAATACAAATATCCAGGCAACTGTTCTCGCTGATGAGAGTACCCTTGGCCTGTCTGGTATCCAGCTTGTAAAGATACCAAACGACACAACGGTTGATACAGCCATCCAATATTATTCGAATAATTCAAATGTGGAATATGCTCAACCGGACTATATTTATCAAGCCTTTGATGCTTCAGAAGCGATGCCAGTTACTTTAGTTACTGATAACTTTTCGAACTACCGGAGTCAGAGGAGGGATTCGGGGTTTATGTCATCAAATAATTCTCCACCACCATTGTCGTCCCAGATGATGATTGTTGTGCTGGGAAATAATTCAACCTCTTCAGCAAGTTGGCCAAATGATCCCTACTATAGTTATCAATGGGATATGCCAAAAATGGCTGCTCCTGATGCCTGGGCAGTTTCTACCGGTTCATCAAGTGTGACAGTGGCGGTTGTTGACACCGGTGTTGATTATACTCATCCCGATCTTGCCGCGAACTGTGTTTCAGGGTATGATTTTGTAAATAATGATGCTAATCCAATGGATGATAACGGGCATGGCACCCATTGTGCAGGAACGATTGCTGCAATTGGAAATAACGGAGTAGGAATAGCCGGAGTCACGTGGAATTCAAAGATTATGCCCCTTAAATTTCTTAATTCAGGGGGTAGTGGATACACCAGTGATGCATTAAGTGCATTTGCCTGGGGGTATTCTCGAGGGGTTAGAATATTTTCGAATTCCTGGGGAGGCTACGGAACGGATACAGCGCTCCAATCTGCGATAAATACGTATTCTGATGCAATATTTTTGTGTGCAGCAGGAAATGACGGGGTGAACATTGACAGTTACACTTTTTCACCAGCCGGCCTTTCTTGTGCAAATATTATTTCAGTGGCAATGACAGATTCAAGTGATAATCTAGTCTCATGGTCAAACTATGGGCCCACAACAGTAGATGTAGCTGCTCCGGGATTGAGTATCTATAGTACGATTCCCGGGAGTTATGGATATAAATCCGGGACCTCAATGGCGACGCCCCATGTTGCGGGGTTGGCAGCATTGGTTAAAGCGGTTAATTCCGGGTACACGGTGGCCCAAACCAAGTTGGCAATAATGAACGGAGTTGATACGAAGTCCGGGCTCTCCGGGAAGTGTGTAACAGGAGGACGGGTGAATGCAAATCAGACAGTCCGGATGGCAATTGCTTTGCAGGCAAGGTTTTATGGAGTTCCAGAAACTCAAATTTTTCCATTGATTGTGCATTTTTATGATGCTTCTTTAGGTAATCCCACATCATGGCTCTGGAACTTTGGGGATGGAAATACTTCAGGTCAACAGAATCCGGTTCACACCTTTAGCAATGTTGGTACATACCCGGTTACACTTACGGTCCAGAGGTAA